DNA sequence from the Cetobacterium somerae ATCC BAA-474 genome:
TTTTACCTTAGCATCTTCTGGAACTGGATTATCTCCATTCATTATTATATTTTTTGTATATAGTGTATAGTCTATTGCCTCAATTTTGTTTTTTAATTTATCAAAATCAACTTTAACTACTCCAACATTTTTAGCATATTCTCCAGTTTGTACTATAGTTACTCCATTAACTACTTTCTTTTCTTTTAATTCTGTATGGCTATGCCCATCAATAATTAAATCTATTTCAGGTACAGCTTCTGCTAATCCAACACTTTGTAAATTTTTTGCTGTACTTTCATCGTCACCTAAGTGAGAGATTACAACTATAAATTTAACTCCCTCTTTTTTCATTTGAGCTACAACTGATTTTGCTGTTGCTATTGGATCAGCTATTGTTATATTTTTTACGTTATTTGGATTTGTTTTAAAGTAAGTTTCTGGAGTTGCTAAACCAAAGAATCCTACTTTTTTCCCATCTATTTTTCTAATATCATATGTTCCTGCTATTGGCTTCCCTGTTGTTTTATCTACAACATTTGCCGCTAATGTTTTATATTTTTGCATTGATAATAACTCTTCTAATCTATCTTGTCCATAGTTAAAATCATGATTTCCTAAAGTTGCATAATCAAGCCCAGCTGCATTTAAAGTTTCAACCATTGACTCCCCTTTTGTTAAAGTAGCAAAAGTTGTCCCATGCATTGTATCTCCTGCATCTATTAGCAATACTTTTCCATTATTTTTATCTTGCTCTAAAGCCTTAGCTATAGTTGCTACTCTAGCTAAACCAACTCCATCATATTTCCCCTCTTTCGCTCTACCGTGAACATCATTTACATGAACTAAAGTCAGCTCATACTCTCCATCTTTCGGCGGTAACACTTTACAAGCAGAAAGAGCTAAGACTAACCCCATCAAACCAAAAACTTTTAAATTTTTATTCATTTTTCCTCCCTAATTAATCCTAGTTTTCAAATTAAATTCGAACATATTTTATCATATTTAGACAAGATTGTAAAAGAAAAAACTGCATACAAATGCAGTTTTTTCAAGACTTTATATTTTATTATTTAAAGTTTTAAATAATTTTAAACTAACACTCAAACTTTCTTCATCCACTTCAAATATATCCATCCACTTTTTTAAGGTTTCTATCTCTTTTAACCTCATTATTTTTTCACTTTCCTCTTGGAAAATATATTTTTTTATACTCAATGCTTCTTGAATTTGATATTTATAAAACTCTAAATATTTTTCATCTTTTATTAAAAGCTTCTCTATTTCAATTTTTATCTTTTCTGAAGAGGAATATCCCTCTTTCAATAAATCGACTACCATATTTTTTAAAAATAGATATTCTTTTAAAAAAAACTCTTTTTTATATCGATAAACTCTTAATTCCTGAATATAATTGATTAAAAGAAAAGGAAATATAACAACCATCATAGATACTTTAGGTTTTTCTATTATTTCATTTGATATCTCTATAGCTCTTTTTT
Encoded proteins:
- a CDS encoding bifunctional metallophosphatase/5'-nucleotidase — protein: MNKNLKVFGLMGLVLALSACKVLPPKDGEYELTLVHVNDVHGRAKEGKYDGVGLARVATIAKALEQDKNNGKVLLIDAGDTMHGTTFATLTKGESMVETLNAAGLDYATLGNHDFNYGQDRLEELLSMQKYKTLAANVVDKTTGKPIAGTYDIRKIDGKKVGFFGLATPETYFKTNPNNVKNITIADPIATAKSVVAQMKKEGVKFIVVISHLGDDESTAKNLQSVGLAEAVPEIDLIIDGHSHTELKEKKVVNGVTIVQTGEYAKNVGVVKVDFDKLKNKIEAIDYTLYTKNIIMNGDNPVPEDAKVKATIDEISKKQEMITSVKVGESPILLEGDRAFVRTGETNLSQLITDAMLWKTGADVALTNGGGIRASINPGEVTVGDVISVLPFGNYVITKEVKGSDLQKAVENGIRSYPESLGAMAQVAGMTVKFNVKNPAYRRVLEIKIGNEKLNPNKTYVVATNDFMAAGGDGYSSLAGGKELGHYPALDEVLIEYIQKVGLEGRDKVVPRLIPKK